The DNA region GCAGCACCGTCCACCTGCAGATGATCGGCCCCGACGGTGCCCTGCACACCACCGATGCCAATTACGGCACCGGAACGTGGGCCGGCAAGTGGACCCGCATCGACGCGAAGCCCCTCAAGGCCATCGCCAGTGCTGTCGTCGACAACGTCGTCCACATCTATGCCGCCGGAACCGACGGCAAGGTGTACGGCATCGACGCCAACTACAACACCGGTCGCTGGAGCGAGACCTGGTCCGCAGTCCCTGGAGGCATCACCGTCTGATCCCCCGGCGCCCGCGCAGCCCCTAGGCACATCGCGTGGGCGCCGCCAGTAACTGGCCAGGGGGCGTCAACGGTTGAACCAGGGCGGATCGTTCCGGGCCCACAGTTTTGAACCATTTCAAGGAGTTTGTGTGTCGGCTATAAGGCGACGTTCACGATGGATAGCAACCATGGCCGCCGCTGTTGTGGGGTCAGGCGTCCTGGTCAGTACGCCGTCCCAGGCATTGCAGGGCACTGACGCCGGCGCGGCATTCGGTTACACCGCAAAGATCGTCGTTGGCGATTCCGACCGCGCTTGCACAGGTGTCCTCGTTGATCCGAGGTGGGTCCTCTCAGCTGCCAGCTGTTTCGCTGATGCGGCGGGTGCGGTTGCTAGTGGCAAGCCGACGGCGAAGACGATGGTGACTGTGGGCCGGACGGATCTGACCCAGACCACGACCGGCGCCACTGTTGAGGCCATACGCCTTGTGCCTCGTACGGATCGCGATGTCGTCTTGGTCAAGCTCGCCAGCCGCGTCAACGGTGTTGCCCCCGCCGCTGTCGCCACCACTGCCCCTTCCGATGGTGAACCGTTGAACGCGGCCGGCTTCGGCCGGACAAAGACGGCATGGGTGCCTGACAAGCTGCACACCGGCGAGTTCATCACGACTTCCAGTGATGCCACGACGGTCGCCCTCGCAGCATCGGCGGATGCCGTCATTTGCCAGGGAGACAGCGGTGGGCCGCTCCTGCGTCAGAAGGATGGTGCTGTCGAAGTCGTAGCCGTGGCAAGTCGTTCCTGGCAGGGTGGCTGCCTGGGTACCGACGCAGCTGAGACGCGCACAGACGCGGTCGGAGTCCGCGTGGACGACCTCCGAGGCTGGATCGCGGACACCGTCTTCGCGCCGCAGGGTGACCTGACCGGGGACAAGGTCGCCGACCTTGCTGCGGTCTGGACCGACGGCAGCCTTCACGTCTACACGGGCAGTGCCGCCCAGGGCCTCAGCGGAGCACAGACGCAGCAGCTTGGTGGCACCGGATGGCTCACCATGAAGCAGCTTGCCAAGGCGGACTTCACCAACGACGGCGTGGCCGACGTCATGGCCATCTGGGGCAACGGCACCCTGCACCTCTACAAGGGTGACGGCAAGGGCAACATCACCGACGGAACCACGGTTGCCATGGGCGGATCCACCTGGGGCACCATCAAGCAGATGACCGCCGCCGACTTCACCGGCGACGGCTGGGGTGACCTGCTGACCGTCTGGAACGACGGCACCCTGCACCTCTACAGGGGTGACGGCAAGGGCAACATCACCGACGGAACCACGGTTGCCATGGGCGGATCCACCTGGGGCACCATCAAGCAGTTCGTCGGGGGTGACTACGACCGTGATGGCATCGCGGACCTCATGGCGGTCTGGAGCGACGGCACGCTCCACTTCTACAAGAGCAACGGCGACGGAACGTTCAACTCCCAGAAGCCCGCATGGGGCGGCAATACCTGGTCAACGGTGAAGCTGATGGCCGGCGACGACTACAACGCCGATGGCACCGCGGACATCATGGCCATCTGGGGTAACGGCACCCTTCACCTCTACAAGGGCAATGGCACGGGTGACATCGACTCCGGCATGACAGTCCCCGTCGGCGGATCGACCTGGCTCACCGTGAAGCACCTGGCATAGACAGGACCTGAGGTCGTCGTGTGCCTGGGCAAGCCGCCGTAGTCTGCCCAGGTATGCGACGGCACATCAAGGATCCGTAGAGCCATACGACCGCCGGTAGTTCCGGCGCGTTGTAGCTTGCTGCCTATTCGCCTGGGTGGCTGAATCATTGGGGGCGTCACACCCGTCACGCTGTTACGCAAGGCCGTGAGCTCGGGAAACATGCAGGTCGGCGCCGTGGCATCCCCTGATTCAGGCATACGGTAACCCTGGCCCGTGGGGCGCCGTGACGACCCCCAAGATCCTCTGGACATCTACTTGAGGCGAGTCCGGCGCGTGGCAGACTCGTGAAAGCCGCCTCCGTGGTCAGCTCTGACCGCTCGTGATCGCCCTGTGATCGGGCTTCCGTGGACGGCGCGCACAGCCGGTAGGCTGTAGCCCGCTCCGCGCCTGGTGAGGCGGGGCGAGGGTGGGTTGCCCGAGCGGCCTAAGGGAACGGTCTTGAAAACCGTCGTGGCAGCGATGTCACCGTGGGTTCAAATCCCACACCCACCGCGCGAGATGCAGAACGGCCCCTGACCGGGAAGTCCCGGTCAGGGGCCGTTCTGCGTGGGGGTTCGACCTCGCGGCGGCGAGGGTTCAGGGGCCGGTGGTGGTCCGTGCCGTGATTGATGCCGCCGAGGCGAGCGTCGCGCGGATCTCCGGTTCCGGGAGGCCGGTGGTCAGGGCGGCCTCGGTGAGGGCGGTCAGGATGGGCGAGGGGGACGGGGACTCGTAGGCGCGGCAGGCCGCCCAGAACAGGCGGGTGTTGCGCTGGCCGCGCGGGGAGGCGAGGACGAAGGACGTCAGGGAGGCGGCGGACGCGGTTCCGGTGCGGGCCGGGGGCGAGGAGGCCGGTGGGGCCGCCAGGTTCAGGAGGGCCTCCGGGCACGGGGCCGGCGAGAGGTGCTCGGTGCCGGGGGCCAGGCGGTAGGTGCCGTGTGCGCCGAGCGAGCCAGGGCCCACCAGATAGCCGCCCGCGCCCCGGATGTCCACGCCGGGCGCGAGCCGGCTCGCCGAGTTCGGGACCACCGTCTCCGGTGGGCCCGTCAGCCAGAGGTGCCGGCCGCCGCCGGGCGTCAGGACCGTGACCGTGGGCGGGACGGCGAACTCGTGCCGCCGCGCCAGCGCGTCGAGCGCCGCCACCCCGTCCGGGCCGCCCTCCCGCACGTCCAGGTCCACCCCGATCAGCCGGTGCGGCGGGCGCCCGCACGCGATCCCGTACCCGGTCGCCCAGGGAGCCGCCGCGAACAGCGCCCGTACCGCCGCCGGATCCGTCGTCGCGTCGTACACGCCGTGGCCCGGCCGCCCGCACTCCCCCCGGCATGTCACCGACCGGTGTTCGCCCCGGTGCGGCGAGCGGAGCGCCGGGAGCTTGGTGCGGGACAGGGGGATGACGGGGAGCCCGCGCTCCGCCGCCGTCAGGGCGTGCGCGAGAGCCAGGGCGGCGGTCTGCCGGGCAGAAGCGGCCATGGATTCATTTTCGTACATGGGTTCGATAAAGGGAAGGGTGGGCCGGTGATTCGGCCCCGACTTGAAGGGTTGAAAAGCTGAGGGGCGGATTGACTGAAAAGTGCCGAAACGCTTCGCCTCTTGTCCCGCACGGCCTCCCCGGCCCCACCCGGCTCCGTACCGGCTGAGCTGCGGCTTTCTTCTCGCTGAGGGGGTTTATCGACTTGTCCTCACGCTTGCGAGGGAATCGACCACTCCGGGGTGGTTCGCCGGGGATTCGGTGGGCAACTCTGGTCTCGCGACGTCGAGCACAACGACCGGGGCGGTCGGCCAACTGCCCAGGTCAGCACAGCAGTTGACGCACTTC from Streptomyces fradiae includes:
- a CDS encoding bifunctional DNA primase/polymerase, producing the protein MAASARQTAALALAHALTAAERGLPVIPLSRTKLPALRSPHRGEHRSVTCRGECGRPGHGVYDATTDPAAVRALFAAAPWATGYGIACGRPPHRLIGVDLDVREGGPDGVAALDALARRHEFAVPPTVTVLTPGGGRHLWLTGPPETVVPNSASRLAPGVDIRGAGGYLVGPGSLGAHGTYRLAPGTEHLSPAPCPEALLNLAAPPASSPPARTGTASAASLTSFVLASPRGQRNTRLFWAACRAYESPSPSPILTALTEAALTTGLPEPEIRATLASAASITARTTTGP
- a CDS encoding FG-GAP-like repeat-containing protein, which produces MAAAVVGSGVLVSTPSQALQGTDAGAAFGYTAKIVVGDSDRACTGVLVDPRWVLSAASCFADAAGAVASGKPTAKTMVTVGRTDLTQTTTGATVEAIRLVPRTDRDVVLVKLASRVNGVAPAAVATTAPSDGEPLNAAGFGRTKTAWVPDKLHTGEFITTSSDATTVALAASADAVICQGDSGGPLLRQKDGAVEVVAVASRSWQGGCLGTDAAETRTDAVGVRVDDLRGWIADTVFAPQGDLTGDKVADLAAVWTDGSLHVYTGSAAQGLSGAQTQQLGGTGWLTMKQLAKADFTNDGVADVMAIWGNGTLHLYKGDGKGNITDGTTVAMGGSTWGTIKQMTAADFTGDGWGDLLTVWNDGTLHLYRGDGKGNITDGTTVAMGGSTWGTIKQFVGGDYDRDGIADLMAVWSDGTLHFYKSNGDGTFNSQKPAWGGNTWSTVKLMAGDDYNADGTADIMAIWGNGTLHLYKGNGTGDIDSGMTVPVGGSTWLTVKHLA